GGCGCGCGGTCGCGAGGAGCGTCCCGGGCGTCCGTGTTTATATACATTTCCGGCGCGCACGCTGCGTTTCCTGCGGATGAAGGCATGGGCGAAGCACACGGATGCGACGGTGGGCATCATCGAGTTTCAGCCCGGGCCGGGCGAGTGGCCGGCGGTCTGGCCGGAAAAACGCCCGACGCGGCTGGCGCAAAACCTCGACGCGGGAAAGGCGCAAACACTGGTGCTTTACGGCACCAGCCTGACCGCCTCGAAAGGCGGCTGGGCGGCGCAATTGGCGGAGGTTTTGAAAGCGCGTTACGGCAGCCGCGCCAGTGTCATCAACGCCGCCAAGGGCGGGATGAACTCCGCGTGGGGGCTGGAAAATCTCGCCGAGCGCGTGCTTTCGCGCAAGCCCGACGCGGTCGCGATCGAGTTTTCCATGAACGATTCCGCAGCGCGCTCGAAATTGTCCGTCGCCGCCGCGCGCGCGAATCTGGAGGCCATGATCGACCGCATCCTCGCGGCGAACCCGGACACGGAGATCTTTCTGATGACAATGAATCCGGTCGGCGGCGCGGTGCGCGAACGCGCGCCAAAGCATCCGCATTATCGCGGAAGGCTGGACGAATATTATCAATCAGTCCGCGAGGTGGCCGCCGCGCGCGGATTGCGGTTGATCGATCATCACGCCAACTGGGTTCGTTACGAACGCGGGCATCCGGATGACTTTGCGCGCCATGTGCCCGACGGCGTGCATCCCGATGCGGAGAGCGCGGGAGAGATCATCCTGCCCGCGATGCTGGACGGTTTGAGTCTGGGTGGAAGCTGACGCCTTTGCGAAATAGATTTGGCCCTATGGACGGCCTGGTTGCCATGTCCTCATGGGCCGCGCGGCTTTCGTGTGTCGGGCAGGAACATGGTCACGATACCGAGCAGAGGGAGAAAGCTGCACAGGAGGAAGACGTGACCGATGCCGGTTTTGTCCGCGAGATCGCCGAGCAAGGCGGAACCGATGCCCGCCGTGCCAAACGCAAAACCGAAAAACAGGCCCGCGATCAGGCCGACTTTTCCCGGAATCAATTCCTGCGCATAGACCAGAATGGCCGAGAACGCCGACGCCAGCACGAGTCCGATGATGACGGTCAGGCCGATGGTCAGCGCGAAACCCGCGTGCGGCAGCAGGAGCGTGAAGGGCGCGACACCGAGAATCGAAACCCAGATGACAATCTTGCGGCCCACACGATCCCCCACCGGGCCGCCGATGAACGTGCCCGCCGCGACAGAAAACAGGAATACAAACAACAGGATTTGCGCGAGTTGCTCCGACACGCCGAACCGCTCGATCATGTAGAACGTGTAGTAGCTCGTCATGCACGCGAGGTAGATTTGCTTGGAGAAAATCAGGACCACCAGCACGACAAGCGCGCGGACGATGGCGCGCGCACCCAGCGACCGCACAGGTTTGCCCGCGGGGATTTGGACGCCGGGCCGCGCGGTTTCGGCGCGCATGGCGTGGAGTCTGCGTTGATACCAGGCGCCGGCCCGTGTCAGCAGCACGATGCCGGCCAGCGCCAGCGACGTGAACCACAGGATGTGCGCCTGGCCCCGCGCCGTGATGACCGCGGCGGCGAGCAGAGGCCCGAGCGCGCCGCCGAAATTTCCGCCGACTTGGAAAAGGGATTGGGCAAGCCCGAACTTTCCGCCGGAGGCGTGCCGCGCGATCCGCGAGGCCTCGGGGTGGAAGATCGACGAGCCGATGCCCGACAGCGCCACGCCGGCAAGAAGCATGCCGTAGCTGCCGGCCACGCCGAGCAGGATCAGCCCGCCGAGCGTGATCGCCATGCCGACGGGAAGAGAGTAGGGCAGCGGTTTGCGGTCGGCGACGAGCCCGACGACGGGCTGGAAGATGGAGCCCGCCAGTTGCGCGATCATGGTGATGACTCCGATCTGGTGAAAATCGAGGGCGTAATTCCGCTTGAGCATGGGATAGATCGACGGAATCAGCGCCTGGATGATGTCGTTGAGCATGTGCGACACGCCGAGGGCGACGAGCACGGTGAAAGCAGTGCCCCCGGCCTGTGCGCGCGGCGGCCCGGCGAACGGGGCCGCCGCGTCCGGACGGGCGGCATCTGACTGAACGGATTGCGCTTCGAGGGCGCCGGAGGTTTTCATCGGTCACCTGTCTGACGGCTGGAGGCATGTCCCGGCAAGTCCCGAGAAGCCTTGCCGTGCCCGCGGCGCGCGCAATCCCATGAAAACGGAGCGGCTACGGTCCTTGCTTCGGCTTAGCACTTGCATTCCTTTCCTGCGGGGCGCACGGTCTTCCCCCTTTTTCAAACGAAAGCACGGTTACGAGAATGAATCAGAACATCCGCAATATCGCCATCATCGCCCACGTTGATCATGGGAAAACCACCCTCGTGGACAAACTCCTCCAGGCCGGCGGCGTCTACCGCGCCAACCAGCAGGTCGAGGAGCGCGCCATGGACAGCATGGACCTCGAGCGCGAGAAGGGCATCACGATCAAGGCGAAAAACACCGCCGTGCGCTGGAAGGACAAGATCATCAATATCGTGGACACGCCCGGCCACGCCGATTTCGGCGGCGAAGTCGAGCGCGCGCTCCGCATGGTGGACGGCGTGCTCCTGCTCGTCGATGCCTATGACGGGCCGCAGGCCCAGACGCGTTTCGTGCTGCGCAAGGCGCTCCAGCACGGGCTGAAAGTCATCATCGTCATCAACAAGATCGACCGCGAAAACGCGAACCCGCAGAAGATGTATGACCAGGTCCTCGAACTGCTCCTCGAGCTCAACGCCAACGAGGAGCAATTCGACGCGCCCGTCGTTTACGGCTCCGGCCGCGACGGCTACATGAAGCGCAAGCTCACCGACGAGAACAAGGACATGACCCCGCTCTTCGACGTCATCCTCGATCACGTCCCGCCGCCCTTCGCCCGGCCCAACCAGCCCTTCCACATGCTCGTCTCCAACATCGACTGGAGCGATTACGTCGGTCGCATCGCCGTCGGCAAAATCCTCGCCGGCAAGGTCAACCTCGGCGACACCATCTGGGTGCTCCGCCACCATTCGGAGGCAAAGGCGCGCGCCAAGATCACCAAGATTTTCGAATACGCCGGCCTCGGCACCGAGGACGCCATCACCGGCGTCGCCGGCGACATCGTGGGGCTCTCCGGTTTCGAGGACGTTGACATCGGCGACACGCTCGCCGCCGAGGAAAACGCGCACCGTTTGCCGTTCACCGACATCGACCCGCCCACGCTTGAGATGCAGCTCGCGGTGAACGACGGCCCGCTCGTCGGACGCGACGGCCGGCTCGTCACCTCGCGCCAGATTCGCGACCGCATTTTCAAGGAGGCCAAGACCAACATCTCCATCTCCGTGGACGAGACCGCCTCCGCCGGCCTCTTCACCATCAAGGCCCGCGGCGCCATGCAGATCGCCGTGCTGGTCGAGACCATGCGCCGCGAAGGTTACGAGGTTCTCGTCTCGCGCCCGACCGTGATCGAGAAACACGAAAACGGCCAGCGCCTCGAGCCCTACGAAACGCTGTGGGTCGAGGTGCCCGAGGATTGCGTCGGCGCGATCATGCAGAATCTAGCCAACCGCAAGGGCCAGATCACCAACATGGAGAAGCACAACACCACGACGATGATCGAGGCCGTCATCACGACGCGCGGGCTCATCGGCCTGGAGATCGACCTCGTCAACGCCACCAGCGGCCACGGGGTGATGAGCCACCTTTTCAAGGAATACGGCCCCTACGCGGGCGAACTCACCACGCGGCTCACCGGCACACTCGTCGCGACCGAGGCCGGCGTGACCACGGCCTACGCGCTCGATTCCATCCAGGAGCGGGGCAAGCTCTTTGTCGGTCCCGGCGAGGAAATCTACGAAGGCATGCTCGTCGGCGAAAACCCGCGCCAAGAGGACATCCCCGTCAACGCGACCAAGGCGAAACAGCTCACGAATTTCCGCTCGCAGGGCGAAGGCAAGGGCATCCAGCTCACGCCGCCGGTCAAATTGTCGCTGGAGCGCGCCATCGAATACATCGCGTCCGACGAATATGTGGAGGTGACGCCGAAAAACCTGCGTCTCCGCAAAAAAATCCTCAGCGCCCTCGAGCGCCGCAAACAAGAGCGCGCCGCCCGCGGCGCGTGACGGGGGCATTAACGCCGCCTGGCTTTTTGAATAAAAAGGCGCGGGTGGTGCCGTGCGGGAGCGAGGGTGTCCCACCGCCGGACGCAAAAAAGTGTCCGCTATCGCCCTGCGTTTTTGCGGGGCGCTTCGTCCGGCGACGAGGATATGTCACCGCTCCGATGCAGCTATTGCGGAATCCGAAATAAAAACGGCCGGGCGCAACCGCCCGGCCGTTCTGTTTTGATGTGGCGACCAAAAATTTTCAGCCGCGATAGCCACGATCGCGGTCGCGGTCCCGGCGTCCGCCGAAACCACCGCGACGCTCGCCGCCGAAGCCGCGACGGTCTTCGCCTCCGCCACCGCCAAAATTGCCGCGCGGGCGTTCTTCTCTGGGGCGGGCCTCGTTGACAGTAATTTTGCGACCGCCGAGATCGTATCCGTGGAAACGTTCGATGGCCTTTTGCGCATCCTCGCCGCCGGCCATTTCGACAAAGGCAAAGCCGCGCGAGCGGCCGGTGAACTTGTCGAAGATAAGGTCAACTGCGGCCACGCCGCCGGCTTGCGAAAAGAGATCCTGCAACTCCTGCGCCGTGGTGGAGAAGGGGAGGTTCCCGATATAGAGCTTGCTGCTTGTCATATGTGATTTGAATCGCCCCGTCTGCTTCCCGCCGTTCCCGACCGTCGAGTTTCAAATCATCACTGAACTGCTGGTTGGTGCTCATCTGACAATTTTCCGTGCTAGGGTCAACATTCGAAGGCGTTGCCAAGGCTGGATATGCGCCTTTTCAAGGCAAGTAATTTACAGAGGATTTAACTCTTTATACTTTATTAGCACGGCGGATGGCGGTGGGAAAGGGTGCCGCGTTGCGATTTTCGTCCTTCTTTTTACCGCGTCAGGGAAAAACGCTTCACTCGCGCCGGGCATCGAGCGCCAGCCGGACTTTTCGGGCCAGGGTGTCGCGCGTGAAGGGTTTGGCGATAAAATAGGTGTCGTTAAGCTGCGCGGGCGAATCGACATATCCGGACATGAACAGGATGCGCAGGGAAGGGTGGATTTTCCCGATGTGCTGGCTGAGTTTGCGGCCATCCATGTCGGGCATGAAAATGTCACTGATGAGGAGACTGGGCGTTTCGGTGTTTTTCTTTCCCGTGATGTGCGCAAGGACCTCGGCAGCCGCCGCAAAGGCGCGCACGCGGTAGCCGAGGGATCGCAGGATGGCGGTCGTGACTTCGCGGATGTCGTCGTCGTCTTCCACCAGATAAATGAGTTCGCCGCTCTCATCGGCCGAATCTTTGGCGGTGTCATCGCCGGAGGATGGCAACGGAACCATGCTGCTGTCATAAGCTTCCGTGTCTGTATCAAAATTGCCCGCCGGTTCGGCCGCGACGGGATCGCGGGGAAGCAGCGCCTGAAAGGTGGTGCCTTGGCCAAGGGCGGTTTCGAGCAGAAGATCGCCGTGGAAGTGGCGGATGACATTGAGGCAGATGGAGAGACCGAGGCCAGTGCCGCGTCCGGGCGCCTTGGTGGTGAAGAAGGGATCGAAGATTTTCGCCTTCACCTCGTCGGTCATGCCGGTGCCGGTGTCCTGCACGGAGAGTCCGGCGTAGGAACCGGCACGCAGGGCGGGGATTTCGCCGGGAGCGAGTTCGCGGATGGTGGTGCTGACGGTGAGCGTGCCGCCGTCGGGCATGGCATCGCGCGCGTTGATGGCGAGATTGATGAGAACCTGTTCGATCTGGTTGCGGTCGGCCACGAGGGTGACGGGCTGCGGGTGAAGCTTGAGCTCGATGCGGATGCCGGGGGGAAGGAAGGAGGCGATGAGGTCGCGGAGATCCGTGACGAGGGTGTTGAGATCGATGGTCTCGGTGGTGAGGACTTGGTTGCGGGAGAAGGCGAGGAGGCGGCGCACGAGGGCGGTGGCGCGCGAGGTGGTCTTGAGCAGGCCGTCGAGGGAAACGGGTACGTCGCCGGTCGCGTCGGGGGGAAGATTGTCCTTCAAGAGTTCGCCGTAACCGCGGATGGCGGTGAGCAGGTTGTTGAAATCGTGGGCCACGCCGCTGGCGATGAGCCCGGCGATCTCGAGCTTTTGGGACTGGAGGAGCTTTTGCTCGCTTTCGGCCAGCGCCGCCTCGACGCGTTCGCGCTGATGGACGGTGCTGAGCACATTGGCGAGGCCTTGGATGAAATCGACCGCCTCGCTGCTGAACACGCGGTGTTCCCGGCTGAACGCCACGACGAATGCGTGGATGTGCGGCGGCGCGCCGATCGGGCTCGCGAGGCCGGAACGCATGCCAAGCGAGGCAAGCGCCCCGGCGGCGGGAAAGTTTTCGGGATCGTCGGAAAGCTGGATGGCATGCTCGCGCGCGAGCATGGTGTCGGTGACGCGGCCAAAGTCGCCGGGCCGGGCGCAGGCTTTGTGGCAGGCGCAATGGCGGAGGATGAGCGTCCGGTCGCCGGGATTGAGCGTGAAGATGCAACTGCAATCGACATGGAGCGTGTCGAGGATGAGCCCGGCTGCGCGCTGGACCAGTTCGTCGAAAGAGTGGGGCGCGAGCGCGAAGCGGCTGAAGGAGGCGAGGGCGGACTGCTTGAGCGCGCGATGGGTGAGCAGATCCTCGACTTCGTGCTGCTCGGTGACGTCGAAGCAGGAGCCGATGAAGCCGGTGAATTCCCCCTGCGCATCGATGCAAGGCGTGGCGTGGTTGACGAGCCAGCGATAGGCGCCGTCGTGGCGGCGCAGGCGAAATTCGGAGCGGAAGGCGACGCGATCGACAAAGTGCGCATGAAAACGGCGGATATACGCCTCGCGGTCGTCCGGATGGAGGCCGTCAAAGCAGCCCTGCCCGATTTCCTGGGCCAGGCTGCGCCCGGTGAATTCGAGCCAGAGGTTGTTGAAATAAAAGAACTGGCCGCGGGCGTCGGCCATCCAGATGAGCACGGGCGCGGTGTCGGCGATGCGGCGGAAGCGGGTCTCGCTTTCGCGGAGGGCGGACTCGGCTTGTTTGCGCTCGGTGAGATCGTGGCCGTAGATGCAGACCTTGTCGTCGCCGGGGAGCGCGAGCGCGCTCCAAAGCAGATGACGCGGCCCCTCGTGTTTGTGAATGAAGCGGCACTCGCAGTCGGGCGGCGTCCTGCCGGGGGAGGCGGCTGGGGTTGTGTCGCCGCCCGGCGGCGGGGAGGCGCGCCGGAGGAGACGCCGCCACCAGTCGTCGAAAATCGCCGCGTCGTCGGGATGCACGAGGGCGCGCACGGGACGCCCGACAAGCTCGGCCTGGGAGTAGCCGAGGATGCTGGTCCAGGCCGGATTGGCGGACTGCATGACGCCGTCGCGCGTGGTCACGGAAAACAGGTCGTGGGTGAGGCGCAGCAACTCGCCGGGCATGTAAGTCTGGCGCAGGTATTCCGCCGACGAACGATACCGCGACATGACCGACTGGATGACCGGGACGATGCGCGGCAGGCGTTTTTTCAACACGTAGTCCGCCGCGCCCTGGTGCAGGCATTCGACGGCGATTTCCTCGCCGGCGGCGTGGGTGAGAAAGATGAATGGCGGCGGCGGCAGGCGGCGTTTCGTGAGTTCGAGCGCGGCGATGCCGTTGAACCCGGGCAGGTAATAATCCGAGATGACGAGATCGGGACGAAACGCCTCCAGCGCCTGCACGAATTCCGCCCGCGTGCCGGTGCGCCGAAGTTCGCAGGCGAAACGCGCGCGACGGAACTCGGTTTCCAGCAAATGAAAATCAATCTCCGAGTCTTCGTTTACCAGGATGCGGGGCGGGGCGGACGAGGAAGGGTTTGACGACATGATAAGGCAGACGAAGGCAGAAGAACCGGCAAAACAGACAAGGGACGAATTGAAAAAATATGTTTATGAACGAAACAGAAATACCGCAAGCCCGACGAATGTTGCAATCCACACGTGCATGGATGCATTGAGATTGCAAAAACTAGATAACGATAAATTTACGCAAAAACATGGCAGAAATCGTGATCGGTCTTGCCCCGGTGGAGTTTGTGCTATCCGCCCTTGTCGGCGGCATGCGGCGGCGGGTGTTTTTTTCGCCATGCGCGCATGACACAGGCGGTGATGCCAATGGCCGGAGCCCAGATGAAAAAGATGAATCCCAGGAACCGCATGCCGCGCCGCGCGAGTTGCAGCAAGGTGGCATCGGCGTTGAAGAGCAGGCCGCCGAGCGGAAACAGCAGCGCGCCCGCGGCCGCTCCGAGCGCCGTGAGCCCGAGGACCCAGGCCAGAAAATACACCGGCCAGCGGACTTCCTCCAATCGTCGCATCAATCGTCTCATCGCAGCAGGTGATATTTTAGCAAAAGCGTGTCGGGCGCGAGTTGCTCGCACGCTTGCAATGACAGCCGGGTGTCGGCCCGTTGCGCGAGCAGCGGCGTGCCTCCTCCGAAGAGCAGAGGCTCGACCGTGAGCCAGAGTTCGTCCACGAGCCGCGCGGCCAGAAACGCGCTGTGGATTTGCGCGCCGCCGAGCAACGCGCATTTGCGCCGCCCGCGCTCGCGCAGGGAGGCGAGGATTTGCGCGGGCGCGCGGTCGGCGAACTCGAGCGCCCCGGGCGTCGCGTCGCCGTCGAACGCCGCCGGCGCGCGCGTCATCACGATTTGCAGGCGCGAGGTGTCGCGCCAGGCGCGGAGCGCGCTGCGCGAGCCGCGGTAGGTGACGCCGCCCATCACGCTGCAATCGAACTCGCGCAACGCCGTGCGGAAATACTCCTTGTCCGCCGCCGATGCGAAACCCGCGCCCGGAATATCGTGCTTCGTGATAAAGCCGTCGAGGGATTGTGCCGCTATCAAGGTTACCCGCATGATGGTTTTCGTTGCAGGGCAGGCTAGGCGACGCCGGGGGCTGCGCTCAAGCCCGCAGGCATCGAATGATGAGAAATCCCCGCGGCATTTCGCATTTTTTCGCAACGACTTGACGCGCCTTGTGGGGGAAACCCTGAACATCCTGCATTGTGCTGGTGTTAATCTTGCTCAACATTGTCGCAGCCACATCAAAATCGGATACACACTCACGCATGAAAAAAGCGCTTATCACTGGTATCACGGGGCAGGACGGCAGCTATCTGGCCGAGCTTCTTCTTTCGAAAGGCTACGAGGTCCACGGCATCATCCGCCGCGCCTCGACCTTCAACACCGATCGCATCGATCACCTCTACAAGGACCCGCACGTGAACGACGTGCGCCTCTTCCTGCACTACGGGGACCTGACCGACGCCGTCCAGCTCGTGAAGCTGCTCTATAAACTCCAGCCCGACGAGATCTACAACCTCGGCGCGCAATCGCACGTGCGCGTGTCGTTCGACGTGGCCGAATACACCGGCGATGTCGTGGGGCTCGGGGCGCAGCGCATCCTCGAGGCCATTCGCGAGGCCGGCCTCGTGAAGAAAGTCCGCTACTATCAGGCCTCGTCGTCGGAAATGTTCGGCAAGGTGCAGGCCGTTCCGCAGACCGAGACGACCCCATTCTGGCCCCGTTCGCCCTACGGTTGCGCGAAGCTCTACGCGCACTGGCTCACGGTCAACTATCGCGAGAGCTACGGTCTGCACGCGAGCAGCGGCATCCTCTTCAACCACGAGTCGCCCCGCCGCGGCGAAACTTTCGTCACGCGCAAGATCACGCGAGCGGCCACCCGCATAAAGGCCGGCATTCAGGACACGCTCTACATGGGCAACCTCGACGCCCGACGCGACTGGGGTTATGCGAAGGAATATGTCGAGATGATGTGGCTCATGCTCCAGCAGGACAAACCCGACGACTACGTGGTGGCGACCAACGAGACCCATTCCGTGAAGGAGTTCATCGAGGAGACGTTCGGCCTGCTCGATCTCGACTGGCGCCGGTTCGTGAAATACGACGCGCGCTACGAGCGCCCCGCCGAGGTGGATCTCCTCATCGGCGACCCGGCCAAGGCGCAAAGGCAGCTCGGCTGGGAGCCGAAAGTCCGCTTCAAGGAACTCGTGAAAATCATGGTCGAGCACGACCTCGCCCTTGCCCGGCGCGAGGCGCAGATTGCCAGCCTCGTTTAAGGAAATCCCAAATTCCGAACTCCCAAATCACAAAAAAATTCCAAATACCAAAATCACAAAATTCCCAAAAAACATCGATGCGCCGCCCCGCGCCCTTTGAAATCTGAAAATTTGGAATTTCGGGATTTTTTGGGATTTGGGAGTTCGGAATTTGGGATTTCTCACCCGCCCGCAGCCTGAAAAATTTTCCACCACCCAACCGCTTGCCGCCTCCCTTCACACCATGAAACTCTTCATCGCAGGACACAAAGGCATGGTCGGCTCGGCGCTCGTGCGGCGTTTCCAAAACGAGCCCGGTGTTGCCATGCTCACGCGTCCGCACAGCCAGCTCGACCTTACCAGCCAGGCCGCGGTCGATGAGTTTTTCGCCGCCGAGAAACCCGACGCCGCGATCATCGCCGCCGCGAAGGTCGGCGGCATCCACGCCAACAATACCTATCCCGCCGACTTCATCTACGACAACCTCATCGTCGCCGCGAACACCGTGCACGCCGCCTTTCGCCACGGCGTGAAGCGGTTCCTTTTCCTGGGCAGCTCGTGCATCTATCCAAAGCACGCACAGCAGCCGATGTCCGAGGACTGCCTGCTCACCAGTCCGCTCGAGCCCACCAACGAGGCCTACGCCATCGCCAAGATCGCCGGGCTCAAGCTCTGCCAGTATTATCGCAGGCAATACGGCGTGCTCTTCCACTCCGCGATGCCGACGAACCTTTACGGCCCCGGCGACAATTACCATCCGGAAAACTCGCATGTATTGCCCGCGCTGATACGCCGCTTCCACGAGGCTCGCGAGGCCGCCCTGCCCGAGGTGACCGCGTGGGGCACAGGTTCTCCGCGGCGCGAATTCCTGCACGTGGACGACCTCGCCGACGCGTGCGCCTTTTTGCTCCGCCTCGACAATCCGCCCGACTGGATCAATGTCGGCACCGGCACGGACGTGACCATCAAGGAGCTTACCGAGACCGTTGCCGACGCGGTCGGCTACAAGGGCCGGATTGCGTGGGACACGTCAAAACCGGACGGCACGCCGCGCAAGCTCATGGACGGCAGCCGCCTCGCCGCGCTCGGCTGGAAGGCGAAAATCCCGCTCCGCGACGGCATCCGGCGAGCCTATGCCTCTTTCCTTGACGAAAAGGCCCAAGGCATCCTGCGCGGGTGACGCGACTTCGGACGAAAGCGCGCTGTCCATCATGTAGCGCAGGTATCCCTGCTTGCCGGCGAAACAGAAGGCGCGAAGCGTCGCCTGCTCCTTTTCAGGAAATAAATGAGCGCTTCGCGCGATGAATCAACGACGGCAGGCAGGGATGCCTGCGCTACATAAGCAAATATACCGGCTACAATGCCTTGGCCACTCGCTCCAGCGCGGTCTCGACGTTTTCGCGGCTGTTGAAGGCGCTGATGCGGATGTGGTTCTCCCCGCAACGGCCGAAGCCCGCGCCGGGTGTGACCACGACCTGCGCGTCGTTCAGCAGGCGGTCAAACGCCTCCCATGAATCGCGTCCGGTGTTGACCCATATGTAGGGCGAGTTGTCGCCGCCGACGCAGGGCAGGCCGAGCTTTTGCATCGCGGCGCGGATGAGCGCGGCGTTGCCG
This genomic stretch from Termitidicoccus mucosus harbors:
- a CDS encoding MFS transporter, coding for MKTSGALEAQSVQSDAARPDAAAPFAGPPRAQAGGTAFTVLVALGVSHMLNDIIQALIPSIYPMLKRNYALDFHQIGVITMIAQLAGSIFQPVVGLVADRKPLPYSLPVGMAITLGGLILLGVAGSYGMLLAGVALSGIGSSIFHPEASRIARHASGGKFGLAQSLFQVGGNFGGALGPLLAAAVITARGQAHILWFTSLALAGIVLLTRAGAWYQRRLHAMRAETARPGVQIPAGKPVRSLGARAIVRALVVLVVLIFSKQIYLACMTSYYTFYMIERFGVSEQLAQILLFVFLFSVAAGTFIGGPVGDRVGRKIVIWVSILGVAPFTLLLPHAGFALTIGLTVIIGLVLASAFSAILVYAQELIPGKVGLIAGLFFGFAFGTAGIGSALLGDLADKTGIGHVFLLCSFLPLLGIVTMFLPDTRKPRGP
- the typA gene encoding translational GTPase TypA, translated to MNQNIRNIAIIAHVDHGKTTLVDKLLQAGGVYRANQQVEERAMDSMDLEREKGITIKAKNTAVRWKDKIINIVDTPGHADFGGEVERALRMVDGVLLLVDAYDGPQAQTRFVLRKALQHGLKVIIVINKIDRENANPQKMYDQVLELLLELNANEEQFDAPVVYGSGRDGYMKRKLTDENKDMTPLFDVILDHVPPPFARPNQPFHMLVSNIDWSDYVGRIAVGKILAGKVNLGDTIWVLRHHSEAKARAKITKIFEYAGLGTEDAITGVAGDIVGLSGFEDVDIGDTLAAEENAHRLPFTDIDPPTLEMQLAVNDGPLVGRDGRLVTSRQIRDRIFKEAKTNISISVDETASAGLFTIKARGAMQIAVLVETMRREGYEVLVSRPTVIEKHENGQRLEPYETLWVEVPEDCVGAIMQNLANRKGQITNMEKHNTTTMIEAVITTRGLIGLEIDLVNATSGHGVMSHLFKEYGPYAGELTTRLTGTLVATEAGVTTAYALDSIQERGKLFVGPGEEIYEGMLVGENPRQEDIPVNATKAKQLTNFRSQGEGKGIQLTPPVKLSLERAIEYIASDEYVEVTPKNLRLRKKILSALERRKQERAARGA
- a CDS encoding RNA recognition motif domain-containing protein, producing MTSSKLYIGNLPFSTTAQELQDLFSQAGGVAAVDLIFDKFTGRSRGFAFVEMAGGEDAQKAIERFHGYDLGGRKITVNEARPREERPRGNFGGGGGEDRRGFGGERRGGFGGRRDRDRDRGYRG
- a CDS encoding PAS domain S-box protein; protein product: MSSNPSSSAPPRILVNEDSEIDFHLLETEFRRARFACELRRTGTRAEFVQALEAFRPDLVISDYYLPGFNGIAALELTKRRLPPPPFIFLTHAAGEEIAVECLHQGAADYVLKKRLPRIVPVIQSVMSRYRSSAEYLRQTYMPGELLRLTHDLFSVTTRDGVMQSANPAWTSILGYSQAELVGRPVRALVHPDDAAIFDDWWRRLLRRASPPPGGDTTPAASPGRTPPDCECRFIHKHEGPRHLLWSALALPGDDKVCIYGHDLTERKQAESALRESETRFRRIADTAPVLIWMADARGQFFYFNNLWLEFTGRSLAQEIGQGCFDGLHPDDREAYIRRFHAHFVDRVAFRSEFRLRRHDGAYRWLVNHATPCIDAQGEFTGFIGSCFDVTEQHEVEDLLTHRALKQSALASFSRFALAPHSFDELVQRAAGLILDTLHVDCSCIFTLNPGDRTLILRHCACHKACARPGDFGRVTDTMLAREHAIQLSDDPENFPAAGALASLGMRSGLASPIGAPPHIHAFVVAFSREHRVFSSEAVDFIQGLANVLSTVHQRERVEAALAESEQKLLQSQKLEIAGLIASGVAHDFNNLLTAIRGYGELLKDNLPPDATGDVPVSLDGLLKTTSRATALVRRLLAFSRNQVLTTETIDLNTLVTDLRDLIASFLPPGIRIELKLHPQPVTLVADRNQIEQVLINLAINARDAMPDGGTLTVSTTIRELAPGEIPALRAGSYAGLSVQDTGTGMTDEVKAKIFDPFFTTKAPGRGTGLGLSICLNVIRHFHGDLLLETALGQGTTFQALLPRDPVAAEPAGNFDTDTEAYDSSMVPLPSSGDDTAKDSADESGELIYLVEDDDDIREVTTAILRSLGYRVRAFAAAAEVLAHITGKKNTETPSLLISDIFMPDMDGRKLSQHIGKIHPSLRILFMSGYVDSPAQLNDTYFIAKPFTRDTLARKVRLALDARRE
- a CDS encoding dihydrofolate reductase family protein — translated: MIAAQSLDGFITKHDIPGAGFASAADKEYFRTALREFDCSVMGGVTYRGSRSALRAWRDTSRLQIVMTRAPAAFDGDATPGALEFADRAPAQILASLRERGRRKCALLGGAQIHSAFLAARLVDELWLTVEPLLFGGGTPLLAQRADTRLSLQACEQLAPDTLLLKYHLLR
- the gmd gene encoding GDP-mannose 4,6-dehydratase, whose amino-acid sequence is MKKALITGITGQDGSYLAELLLSKGYEVHGIIRRASTFNTDRIDHLYKDPHVNDVRLFLHYGDLTDAVQLVKLLYKLQPDEIYNLGAQSHVRVSFDVAEYTGDVVGLGAQRILEAIREAGLVKKVRYYQASSSEMFGKVQAVPQTETTPFWPRSPYGCAKLYAHWLTVNYRESYGLHASSGILFNHESPRRGETFVTRKITRAATRIKAGIQDTLYMGNLDARRDWGYAKEYVEMMWLMLQQDKPDDYVVATNETHSVKEFIEETFGLLDLDWRRFVKYDARYERPAEVDLLIGDPAKAQRQLGWEPKVRFKELVKIMVEHDLALARREAQIASLV
- a CDS encoding GDP-L-fucose synthase family protein, giving the protein MKLFIAGHKGMVGSALVRRFQNEPGVAMLTRPHSQLDLTSQAAVDEFFAAEKPDAAIIAAAKVGGIHANNTYPADFIYDNLIVAANTVHAAFRHGVKRFLFLGSSCIYPKHAQQPMSEDCLLTSPLEPTNEAYAIAKIAGLKLCQYYRRQYGVLFHSAMPTNLYGPGDNYHPENSHVLPALIRRFHEAREAALPEVTAWGTGSPRREFLHVDDLADACAFLLRLDNPPDWINVGTGTDVTIKELTETVADAVGYKGRIAWDTSKPDGTPRKLMDGSRLAALGWKAKIPLRDGIRRAYASFLDEKAQGILRG